The Neodiprion fabricii isolate iyNeoFabr1 chromosome 4, iyNeoFabr1.1, whole genome shotgun sequence genome window below encodes:
- the LOC124181547 gene encoding uncharacterized protein LOC124181547, translating to MDEMQTALPVKELHNLLQETLGPKMTIKSVVWKPLTNPGENYGSLIYGIDATIARNNTTEVLNLVVKIPPPTEYLIDLFNSPISFWKELIFYKKIVPEFTKLQMESGIDPDKLVKFPLYYGGRLGLTDPNVFDEQAAIVLQNLIPKGYSVRDRLLGLDLEHTQLAIEELAKLHAVTIGLKLKDSEFFKHSVMPALVHVANDTTMETVRDMLRQVHDTLKELPEAKPYINRINKTLRYDYEVDYRLSKPSEPWGTMVHGDYWSNNMLFKYAENSHPISIKIIDFQLGYYGSGAKDLIFFLLSSVQDELLNNSLEDMLDYYYKSFINSLTSLKVDTEKFTREGFDEEVKKSAPLKFGQCIGMTNVIHSVRGVVKNMEDVGKDVNFSAIGNNIRVQKKLLHILQIFDKNQWLID from the exons atggaCG aaaTGCAGACAGCACTACCGGTAAAGGAATTACATAATCTGCTACAAGAAACACTCGGGCCAAAAATGACGATTAAAAGTGTGGTATGGAAACCGCTCACAAATCCAGGAGAAAATTACGGAAGTTTGATATACGGGATTGATGCGACTATCGCAAGAAATAACACAACTGAGGTTTTGAATCTAGTTGTGAAAATACCGCCTCCAACAGAATATCTTATAGATTTGTTTAACAGCCCAATTTCTTTCTGGAAGGAACTTatcttttataaaaaaattgtgcctGAATTTACGAAACTACAAATGGAAAGTGGTATAGACCCTGATAAACTTGTCAAGTTCCCCCTTTACTATGGTGGCAGATTAGGATTGACAGACCCTAACGTATTTGACGAGCAGGCTGCTATAGTGCTGCAAAATCTAATTCCTAAAGGATACTCGGTGCGAGATAGATTATTAGGCTTAGATTTAGAACACACTCAACTTGCCATTGAAGAGTTAGCAAAATTACATGCGGTAACGATTGGTTTGAAATTAAAagattctgaatttttcaaacattcagTTATGCCTGCGTTAGTACATGTCGCAAATGACACAACAATGGAGACTGTCAGAGATATGCTGAGACAAGTACATGATACTTTAAAAGAACTTCCAGAAGCGAAGCCATACATTAATCGAATTAATAAAACTTTGAGATATGACTATGAGGTTGATTACCGACTTTCAAAACCTTCAGAGCCATGGGGAACAATGGTGCATGGTGATTATTGGTCTAACAATATGCTGTTTAAATATGCCGAAAATTCTCATCCAATTAGCATTAAAATAATTGACTTCCAGCTTGGTTACTATGGCTCTGGAGCCAAAGacctaattttctttttattatcaaGTGTGCAAGATGAATTATTAAACAACAGTTTAGAAGACATGCTTGATTATTACTATAAGTCATTTATTAATTCACTGACATCATTAAAGGTTGACACAGAAAAATTTACGAGAGAAGGCTTTGACGAAGAGGTGAAGAAATCTGCACCACTCAAATTTGGACAGTGTATTGGTATGACGAATGTGATACATTCAGTAAGAGGGGTCGTAAAAAATATGGAAGACGTAGGCAaagatgtaaatttttcggctattggaaataatattagagttcaaaaaaaattattacacattctgcagatttttgataaaaatcaatGGTTGATTGATTAA
- the LOC124181553 gene encoding cys-Gly metallodipeptidase DUG1-like, producing MIDSGTFGGMFNQPIVDAMNIIGSLIDKHGKIAVTEVMKDVAPISIKEQKLCKEIAFDLKKIKMRTGANRLLHKEDDIRLIMHKTRLPSITVHGFDHELDPNDKQALRSVSNSCIK from the exons ATGATCGATAGTGGAACTTTTGGCGGCATGTTCAATCAGCCAATTGTAGATGCAATGAATATTATCGGATCGCTAATTGACAAACATGGTAAAATCGCTGTAACTGAG GTGATGAAAGATGTTGCACCAATTTCAATAAAGGAGCAAAAGCTTTGTAAAGAAATTGcgtttgatttgaaaaaaataaaaatgcgtaCTGGAGCAAATCGGTTGCTGCATAAAGAGGATGACATACGTTTAATAATGCACAAGACTCGATTACCCAGTATTACAGTACACGGTTTTGACCACGAACTAGACCCTAACGACAAACAGGCATTACGCTCTGTATCAAATAG CTGTATCAAATGA